The following are encoded together in the Actinoplanes sp. N902-109 genome:
- a CDS encoding glycosyltransferase, giving the protein MTASNSWFLVISGYAVLLAWPVSTIALVSFAVRYMASHRRKVVEQSLLRGNATPEHFWIIVPALNEEVVVGNTVAAALTLGGPGGTLARVLVVDDGSDDRTPEVLAAIDHPRLIVLRRELPEARKGKGEALNAAYRYIAERTREAGVDPERVVIGIIDGDGQGSSNILLEVSRMMRDPTIGAVQVQVRIRNRNKLLGAVQDLEFGAIVNACQSLRDSIDTVGLGGNGQFTRLSALLALGSTPWSACLVEDLELGLRMHLDGVGIRYTSRAAVTQQAVVDLRRLTRQRTRWAQGNLQCARYLRRLAASKRIGVTALLEMVHYLVAPWLNALVTVGLVGGVLAGTTGLALGHPMPYLRSWQDLANSGEMWFAVSFFPGFVWALVHRYRLRDETLRRLLIAAAAYPIFLLLGLVATYRAFARQASGRQTWAKTERLVEEPLEAPLPLALAA; this is encoded by the coding sequence ATGACCGCTTCGAACAGCTGGTTCCTGGTGATCTCCGGGTACGCCGTCCTGCTCGCCTGGCCGGTCTCGACGATCGCGCTCGTCAGCTTCGCTGTGCGTTACATGGCCTCCCACCGGCGCAAGGTCGTCGAGCAGTCGCTGCTCCGCGGCAACGCCACCCCCGAGCACTTCTGGATCATCGTGCCGGCGCTGAACGAGGAGGTCGTCGTCGGCAACACGGTCGCTGCGGCGCTCACGCTCGGCGGTCCCGGCGGCACGCTGGCTCGGGTGCTCGTCGTCGATGACGGCTCCGACGACCGCACCCCCGAGGTGCTCGCCGCGATCGACCACCCCCGCCTGATCGTGCTGCGCCGCGAGCTCCCCGAGGCGCGCAAGGGCAAGGGCGAGGCGCTCAACGCCGCCTACCGCTACATCGCCGAGCGCACCCGCGAGGCCGGGGTCGACCCCGAGCGGGTCGTCATCGGCATCATCGACGGCGACGGCCAGGGCAGCAGCAACATCCTGCTCGAGGTCTCCCGGATGATGCGCGACCCGACGATCGGCGCGGTGCAGGTGCAGGTGCGCATCCGCAACCGCAACAAGCTGCTCGGCGCGGTGCAGGACCTCGAGTTCGGCGCGATCGTCAACGCCTGCCAGAGCCTGCGCGACAGCATCGACACGGTCGGCCTCGGCGGCAACGGGCAGTTCACCCGGCTTTCGGCGCTGCTGGCGCTGGGCAGCACGCCCTGGTCGGCCTGCCTGGTCGAGGATCTCGAGCTGGGCCTGCGGATGCACCTCGACGGGGTCGGCATCCGCTACACCTCCCGCGCCGCCGTCACCCAGCAGGCCGTGGTGGACCTGCGCCGGCTCACCCGCCAGCGCACCCGCTGGGCCCAGGGCAACCTGCAGTGCGCGCGGTACCTGCGCCGGCTCGCCGCGTCCAAGCGGATCGGCGTGACCGCGCTGCTGGAGATGGTCCACTACCTGGTCGCGCCATGGCTCAACGCGCTGGTCACCGTCGGCCTGGTCGGCGGGGTGCTGGCCGGGACGACCGGGCTGGCGCTCGGCCACCCGATGCCGTACCTGCGCTCCTGGCAGGACCTGGCGAACAGCGGCGAGATGTGGTTCGCCGTCTCGTTCTTCCCCGGCTTCGTCTGGGCGCTGGTGCACCGCTACCGGCTGCGCGACGAGACCCTGCGCCGGCTGCTGATCGCCGCCGCCGCGTATCCGATCTTCCTGCTCCTCGGCCTGGTTGCCACCTACCGCGCGTTCGCCCGCCAGGCGAGCGGCCGGCAGACCTGGGCCAAGACCGAACGGCTCGTCGAAGAGCCGCTCGAAGCACCGCTCCCCCTCGCCCTCGCCGCGTAA
- a CDS encoding MarR family winged helix-turn-helix transcriptional regulator: MPDDAGTAARRELLTAVGETMKAIRLFKHGMALHHPAVPTGTLQLLAAIDRMSPGIETACHLKDLAAHSALDPSTVSRAVAALVKSGLVARTADPTDGRASVLTVTPHGLQTLDEVIGWADERLADALREWTTEDIAVFNALTQRFATDLTSRYDTSLEAAR, encoded by the coding sequence ATGCCCGACGACGCCGGTACCGCGGCTCGTCGCGAACTGCTGACCGCCGTCGGGGAGACGATGAAGGCCATCCGGCTGTTCAAGCACGGCATGGCGTTGCATCACCCGGCGGTGCCGACCGGCACCCTGCAGTTGCTGGCCGCGATCGACCGGATGAGCCCCGGCATCGAGACGGCTTGCCACCTCAAGGACCTGGCCGCACACAGTGCGCTCGACCCCTCGACCGTCAGCCGCGCGGTCGCCGCCCTCGTCAAGTCCGGCCTCGTCGCCCGCACCGCGGACCCGACCGACGGCCGCGCCAGCGTCCTGACCGTCACCCCCCATGGCCTGCAGACGCTGGACGAAGTCATCGGCTGGGCCGACGAACGTCTGGCCGACGCCCTCCGGGAATGGACCACCGAGGACATCGCCGTCTTCAACGCGCTGACGCAGCGCTTCGCCACAGACCTCACATCTCGCTACGACACCTCGCTGGAGGCCGCGCGATGA
- a CDS encoding dienelactone hydrolase family protein — METINVDIPAPDGVADGCLVLPDGDGPFPGVLLFPDAFGLRPRIHEMAGRIAGRGYAVLAPNLLYRAGRSPLITGELSSPEGREKMITEIYPYVIALDTATVLPDIQAYLDFFAAQPKVAAEPVVITGYCMGGTNAFKAIGAFPDRIKAIASFHGGRLATDQPDSPHLKAGAITGELYFGHADNDQSMDAGHIATLEKALDDAGVTYTSEVYEGAPHGYTMSDTAMYHEAAEKRHWDNLFALLERCGETQPSSSPGK; from the coding sequence ATGGAAACCATCAATGTGGACATTCCCGCACCGGACGGCGTCGCCGATGGCTGTCTGGTGCTTCCCGACGGCGACGGCCCGTTCCCCGGTGTGCTGCTGTTCCCGGACGCCTTCGGGCTGCGCCCGCGCATCCACGAGATGGCCGGGCGGATCGCCGGGCGAGGCTACGCGGTGCTCGCGCCCAACCTGCTCTATCGTGCCGGCCGCAGCCCGCTGATCACCGGCGAGCTGAGCTCCCCCGAGGGCCGGGAAAAGATGATCACCGAGATCTATCCGTACGTCATCGCGCTGGACACCGCGACGGTCCTCCCCGACATTCAGGCCTACCTGGACTTCTTCGCCGCCCAGCCGAAGGTCGCGGCCGAGCCGGTCGTCATCACGGGATACTGCATGGGCGGCACGAACGCGTTCAAGGCGATCGGCGCGTTCCCCGACCGGATCAAGGCCATCGCCAGTTTCCACGGCGGCCGGCTCGCCACCGACCAGCCGGACAGCCCCCATCTCAAGGCCGGCGCCATCACCGGTGAGCTGTACTTCGGTCACGCCGACAACGACCAGTCGATGGACGCCGGGCACATCGCCACGCTGGAGAAGGCCCTCGACGACGCGGGAGTGACCTACACCTCCGAGGTGTACGAGGGCGCCCCGCACGGTTACACGATGAGTGACACGGCGATGTACCACGAGGCCGCCGAGAAGCGGCACTGGGACAACTTGTTCGCGCTGCTGGAGCGCTGTGGGGAGACTCAGCCGTCGAGCAGCCCCGGGAAGTAG
- a CDS encoding DUF2334 domain-containing protein encodes MRTPKLSRRAVLGAGVALTATAALGVGVMNADAATTTPARAPLPSKSGKAAPGGGTAKTLVLYDTTGDYGWLGEVYATQTANLASHFGSWTAAPVAGYQAGDLNPYTAVVYLGSTYDEPLPTAFLDDMATTTKPVTWVFDNIWQLTARATFAATHGFTSTSFDFTDVAEVGYKGKKLTRDTTGRSGIMQLSITDAGKVTTLATAVRPDGSEFPWAVQSGNFTYVGEIPFSYVTHDDRYLAFADLLFDSLGETGVARERHRGLVRIEDVGPDSDPAELKAIADYLYAQKVPFSVAVFPRYRDPKGVQNNGKAQDYTLVNKPKVVAALKYMQQRGGTLIMHGYTHQYGTVANPYDGVSANDFEFYAAHVDAADNVVYDGPVAGDSAAYTTARIAASGLTFALAGLGVPTTFEPPHYAASAVDYQAINAAMGKRYDRGLYFPGVLTGAKIDYNRQFGQFFPYAVRDVYGSVVIPENIGNVEPDAYNNHPARLPADILASADRNLVVRDGVASFFYHPYLGTDYLRTLVAGIQAQGYTFVSGDSMVAN; translated from the coding sequence ATGCGTACCCCCAAGCTCTCCCGCCGGGCCGTCCTGGGCGCCGGCGTCGCGCTGACCGCCACGGCCGCGCTCGGGGTCGGCGTGATGAACGCCGATGCCGCGACCACCACCCCGGCAAGGGCGCCGCTGCCCAGCAAATCGGGCAAGGCGGCACCCGGTGGCGGCACTGCCAAGACCCTCGTCCTGTACGACACCACCGGCGACTACGGCTGGCTCGGTGAGGTCTACGCCACCCAGACCGCGAACCTCGCCTCGCACTTCGGTTCGTGGACCGCGGCGCCGGTGGCCGGTTACCAGGCCGGCGATCTGAACCCTTACACCGCGGTGGTCTACCTCGGATCCACCTACGACGAGCCGCTGCCCACCGCGTTCCTCGACGACATGGCCACCACCACGAAGCCGGTCACCTGGGTCTTCGACAACATCTGGCAGCTCACCGCCCGCGCCACGTTCGCCGCGACGCACGGCTTCACCAGCACCTCGTTCGACTTCACCGACGTGGCCGAGGTCGGTTACAAGGGCAAGAAGCTGACCCGGGACACCACCGGCAGGTCCGGCATCATGCAGCTGTCGATCACCGACGCCGGCAAGGTCACGACCCTGGCCACGGCCGTACGCCCGGACGGCTCCGAGTTCCCCTGGGCGGTGCAGTCGGGCAACTTCACCTACGTCGGCGAGATCCCGTTCTCGTACGTGACCCACGACGACCGCTACCTCGCCTTCGCCGACCTGCTGTTCGACTCGCTGGGCGAGACCGGCGTGGCCCGTGAACGGCACCGCGGCCTGGTCCGCATCGAGGACGTCGGCCCGGACTCCGACCCGGCCGAGCTCAAGGCGATCGCCGACTACCTGTACGCGCAGAAGGTGCCGTTCAGCGTGGCGGTCTTCCCGCGCTACCGCGACCCCAAGGGCGTGCAGAACAACGGCAAGGCGCAGGACTACACGCTGGTCAACAAGCCGAAGGTGGTCGCGGCGCTCAAGTACATGCAGCAGCGCGGCGGCACGTTGATCATGCACGGCTACACCCACCAGTACGGCACCGTCGCGAACCCGTACGACGGGGTCAGCGCCAACGACTTCGAGTTCTACGCCGCGCATGTCGACGCGGCCGACAACGTGGTCTACGACGGCCCGGTCGCCGGCGACTCGGCGGCGTACACCACGGCCCGGATCGCCGCCTCGGGCCTGACCTTCGCACTGGCCGGGCTCGGGGTGCCGACCACGTTCGAGCCGCCGCACTACGCCGCCAGCGCCGTGGACTACCAGGCGATCAACGCCGCGATGGGCAAGCGCTACGACCGCGGCCTGTACTTCCCGGGCGTGCTCACCGGGGCCAAGATCGACTACAACCGGCAGTTCGGGCAGTTCTTCCCGTACGCCGTCCGCGACGTCTACGGCTCGGTCGTGATCCCGGAGAACATCGGCAACGTGGAGCCCGATGCGTACAACAACCACCCCGCCCGGTTGCCCGCCGACATCCTCGCCTCAGCCGACCGCAACCTGGTCGTACGGGACGGCGTGGCCAGCTTCTTCTACCACCCGTACCTGGGCACCGACTACCTGAGGACGCTGGTCGCCGGCATCCAGGCGCAGGGTTACACGTTCGTCAGCGGCGACTCGATGGTGGCGAACTGA
- the wecB gene encoding non-hydrolyzing UDP-N-acetylglucosamine 2-epimerase, with product MSLPEVHLIGGTRPEAVKLAPVVLAFREAGRLAPVMVASGQHPTMVSQALAAFGIAPDVTLTVERGTGGQAELLTEMIRRLDELWTTRPPAAVIVQGDTTTSLAGALAAFWRRIPVVHLEAGLRSGDLDSPFPEEANRRLVAQVAALHLAPTPLAAMNLLDENIATGDVLITGNTVVDATLTVAARKLPYENPALAATRATSANRLVVVTAHRRESWGAPLDRILTAVRELVERYPDIDVVLPSHPNPAVRAQVEAGLGGVERVTITDPLPYPDLSRLLSEAYLVLTDSGGIQEEAPSFGVPALVLREVTERVESLHAGCAKLVGSNPELIVKEAAALLDSRVRRDAMTAGGNPYGDGLAARRTAQATAALLGLADAPAPMPALESPAAVTYGASI from the coding sequence ATGTCACTGCCCGAAGTGCACCTGATCGGTGGCACCCGCCCCGAAGCCGTCAAGCTCGCCCCGGTCGTGCTCGCGTTCCGCGAGGCCGGCCGGCTCGCGCCCGTCATGGTCGCCAGCGGCCAGCACCCCACGATGGTCAGCCAGGCGCTCGCCGCGTTCGGCATCGCGCCGGACGTCACGCTGACCGTCGAGCGCGGCACCGGCGGTCAGGCCGAGCTGCTCACCGAGATGATCCGCCGGCTCGACGAGCTGTGGACCACCCGGCCCCCGGCCGCCGTGATCGTGCAGGGCGACACCACCACCAGCCTGGCCGGGGCGCTGGCCGCGTTCTGGCGGCGGATCCCGGTGGTGCACCTCGAGGCCGGGCTGCGCTCGGGCGACCTCGACTCGCCGTTCCCCGAGGAGGCCAACCGGCGGCTCGTCGCCCAGGTCGCAGCGCTGCACCTGGCGCCCACGCCGCTGGCCGCGATGAACCTGCTCGACGAGAACATCGCCACCGGCGACGTGCTCATCACCGGCAACACCGTGGTGGACGCGACGCTGACGGTGGCCGCGCGCAAGCTGCCGTACGAGAACCCCGCCCTCGCCGCCACCCGCGCCACCTCGGCCAACCGGCTGGTCGTCGTCACCGCCCACCGGCGCGAGTCCTGGGGCGCGCCGCTCGACCGCATCCTGACCGCGGTCCGCGAGCTGGTCGAGCGCTACCCCGACATCGACGTGGTGCTGCCCAGCCACCCCAACCCGGCGGTGCGGGCCCAGGTCGAGGCCGGCCTCGGCGGCGTCGAGCGGGTCACGATCACCGACCCGCTGCCCTACCCGGACCTGTCCCGGCTGCTCTCCGAGGCGTACCTGGTGCTGACCGACTCCGGCGGCATCCAGGAGGAGGCGCCCTCGTTCGGGGTGCCGGCCCTGGTGCTGCGCGAGGTCACCGAGCGCGTCGAGTCGCTGCACGCCGGCTGCGCCAAGCTCGTCGGTTCGAACCCGGAACTGATCGTCAAGGAGGCGGCGGCGCTGCTGGACAGCCGGGTCCGCCGCGACGCGATGACCGCCGGCGGAAACCCCTACGGCGACGGTCTTGCCGCCCGCCGCACCGCCCAGGCCACCGCCGCCCTGCTCGGACTGGCGGACGCCCCGGCGCCCATGCCCGCTCTCGAGTCCCCCGCCGCTGTCACGTACGGAGCGTCCATCTGA
- a CDS encoding cellulose binding domain-containing protein, which produces MSRRRLRLAIYAGAAALAVGGGAIAAVAATSPSTTATGGLTASFTKDSDWGTGYQGKYTLKNTGGAPVSGWQLAFGLPSTAKLSSSWEATVTTSGGTNTAKDKGYNATIAPGASTTFGFVVNGTGDPTSCTINGASCAGGGAGPAPTTAPTTAPTTKAPTTAPTTKPPTTAPTSKPPTTAPTTTPPTSGGGSSGGGNVLVAPYVDMGLLSNGSTTLSSLASSGNVKSFSLAFVTSVGCKASWFNAFDPRSKQFGDQIDALRATGGDVKVSFGGATGIELAQACTDVKALQAEYQAVVSAYNLKYIDLDIEGAAVADPTTIARRSQALAALQKANPGLKISLTLPVLPEGLTNDGLNVVKSAKDAGVDLDLVNIMAMDYGRSGQDYGDLAIQAVKSTKDQLKSIYGGSDAAAFKKVGVTPMLGKNDDNGTFTQEDARDLVAFANSNHLGFVSFWELNRDKNACNGALFQCTNVTQTPFEFSKIFAAFKG; this is translated from the coding sequence ATGTCACGTCGACGTCTGCGTCTGGCCATCTACGCGGGAGCCGCTGCGCTTGCCGTGGGCGGGGGTGCGATCGCTGCGGTCGCGGCCACCAGCCCGTCGACGACGGCCACCGGCGGGCTCACGGCGAGTTTCACCAAGGACTCCGACTGGGGCACCGGCTACCAGGGCAAATACACCCTCAAGAACACCGGGGGCGCCCCGGTCAGCGGCTGGCAGCTCGCGTTCGGCCTGCCCAGCACCGCGAAGCTCAGCAGCAGCTGGGAAGCGACGGTGACCACGTCCGGCGGCACGAACACGGCCAAGGACAAGGGTTACAACGCCACCATCGCGCCCGGTGCGAGCACCACGTTCGGCTTCGTGGTCAACGGCACGGGCGACCCGACGAGCTGCACGATCAACGGCGCGTCCTGCGCCGGCGGCGGCGCGGGCCCGGCCCCCACCACGGCGCCGACCACCGCACCCACCACGAAGGCGCCGACCACGGCGCCCACGACGAAGCCGCCGACCACCGCACCCACCAGCAAGCCGCCGACCACGGCGCCCACCACCACCCCGCCCACCTCCGGCGGTGGGAGCAGCGGCGGTGGCAACGTGCTCGTTGCTCCGTACGTGGACATGGGTCTGCTCTCGAACGGCAGCACCACGCTGTCGAGCCTGGCGTCGAGCGGCAACGTCAAGTCCTTCTCGCTGGCGTTCGTGACCAGCGTCGGCTGCAAGGCCAGCTGGTTCAACGCCTTCGACCCGCGCAGCAAGCAGTTCGGTGACCAGATCGACGCCCTGCGCGCGACCGGTGGCGACGTGAAGGTCTCCTTCGGTGGCGCCACCGGCATCGAGCTGGCCCAGGCGTGCACCGACGTCAAGGCGCTGCAGGCCGAGTACCAGGCGGTCGTGTCCGCGTACAACCTGAAGTACATCGACCTCGACATCGAGGGCGCCGCGGTGGCCGACCCGACCACGATCGCCCGCCGCTCGCAGGCGCTGGCCGCGCTGCAGAAGGCCAACCCCGGCCTGAAGATCTCGCTGACCCTGCCGGTGCTGCCGGAGGGCCTGACCAACGACGGCCTCAACGTCGTGAAGTCGGCCAAGGACGCCGGGGTGGATCTGGACCTGGTCAACATCATGGCGATGGACTACGGCCGCTCCGGCCAGGACTACGGCGACCTCGCGATCCAGGCCGTCAAGTCGACCAAGGACCAGCTCAAGTCGATCTACGGCGGCAGCGACGCGGCGGCGTTCAAGAAGGTCGGCGTGACCCCGATGCTCGGCAAGAACGACGACAACGGCACGTTCACCCAGGAGGACGCCCGTGACCTGGTTGCCTTCGCGAACAGCAACCACCTCGGGTTCGTCTCCTTCTGGGAGCTCAACCGTGACAAGAACGCCTGCAACGGCGCGCTGTTCCAGTGCACCAACGTCACCCAGACGCCGTTCGAGTTCAGCAAGATCTTCGCGGCCTTCAAGGGCTGA
- a CDS encoding TetR/AcrR family transcriptional regulator: protein MSTTAAEPGLRERKKAATRAALHEAAVRLAMAHGAGRITVEAVADEAGVSRRTFSNYFANKEEALLHGDHRRMGALIDMVRARPPQEPPWAALSVAAAELYGRIGDLDPQWVTQTQLLRTEPALLAQQVSTFAMLETELGVALADRIADADPLGMRARLMAATFMTAMRVALHVWLERPEEMSLPDVAQRALAEAGRGFT, encoded by the coding sequence ATGAGCACGACGGCAGCCGAGCCGGGGCTGCGCGAGCGCAAGAAGGCGGCCACCCGCGCGGCCCTGCACGAGGCCGCGGTGCGGCTGGCGATGGCGCACGGCGCCGGCCGGATCACGGTGGAGGCGGTGGCGGACGAGGCCGGCGTCTCCCGCCGCACGTTCTCCAACTACTTCGCCAACAAGGAAGAGGCGCTGCTCCACGGCGACCACCGCCGGATGGGCGCGCTGATCGACATGGTCCGCGCGCGCCCGCCGCAGGAACCCCCGTGGGCGGCGCTCAGCGTTGCGGCGGCGGAGCTCTACGGCCGGATCGGCGACCTCGACCCGCAGTGGGTGACCCAGACGCAGCTGCTGCGCACCGAGCCGGCCTTGCTGGCGCAGCAGGTCAGCACGTTCGCCATGCTGGAGACCGAGCTGGGTGTGGCGCTGGCCGACCGGATCGCCGATGCCGACCCGCTCGGGATGCGCGCCCGGCTGATGGCCGCCACGTTCATGACGGCGATGCGGGTTGCGCTGCACGTGTGGCTCGAACGGCCCGAGGAGATGTCGCTGCCCGACGTGGCCCAGCGCGCGCTCGCCGAGGCGGGCCGGGGCTTCACCTGA
- a CDS encoding MFS transporter codes for MSAPTTTRAESDAMSHRQILEALSGLLLALFVAMSSATIVSTALPTIIGALNGSQTQYTWVVTATLLTSTATTPIWGKLSDLYSKKLLVQLSITVYVLGSIVAGFSHTAGELIAARAFQGIGLGGVQALVQVAIAAMIPPRERGRYNGYLGGVLALATVGGPLLGGVIVDSPLGWRWCFFAGAPVAVVALIVLQRTLHLPVFKRDNVKIDYAGASLIAVGVSVLLIWISFVDSSFAWISWQTFAMVIPSLLLLAAAVWVESRVAEPVVPLPIVKQRNTALAIVASLAVGMAMYGGSVFLGQYFQIGRGYSPTEAGLLTIPLMGGLLVSSTVSGRMITKSGRIKPYILAGTVVLVAGFAMLAFMDHQTPLWFLWTGMLLVGVGVGMSMQNLVLAVQNSVALKDIGAASSTIAFFRSLGGTVGVSVLGAVLAHRVTDSITSQLAAMGAPAGSTGGSTSALNLGSLPDSVQHIVRAAYGDATGHIFLISAITAVVGVIASLFFRNITLRTTVDLAKPAEVQPEAVPAAR; via the coding sequence ATGAGCGCACCAACCACCACGCGCGCCGAGTCGGACGCGATGAGCCACCGCCAGATCTTGGAGGCCCTCAGCGGCCTGCTGCTGGCCCTGTTCGTCGCCATGTCCAGCGCCACCATCGTCTCCACCGCGCTGCCCACGATCATCGGCGCACTCAACGGTTCACAGACGCAGTACACCTGGGTCGTCACCGCCACGCTGCTGACCAGCACGGCCACGACCCCGATCTGGGGCAAGCTGTCCGACCTGTACAGCAAGAAGCTGCTGGTCCAGCTCTCGATCACCGTCTACGTGCTCGGCTCGATCGTGGCCGGCTTCTCCCACACCGCCGGTGAGCTCATCGCCGCCCGCGCGTTCCAGGGCATCGGCCTCGGCGGCGTCCAGGCGCTGGTGCAGGTCGCCATCGCCGCGATGATCCCGCCCCGCGAGCGCGGCCGCTACAACGGCTACCTCGGTGGCGTGCTCGCCCTCGCCACGGTCGGCGGCCCGCTGCTGGGTGGCGTCATCGTCGACTCGCCGCTGGGCTGGCGCTGGTGCTTCTTCGCCGGTGCGCCGGTCGCGGTCGTCGCTCTCATCGTGCTGCAGCGCACCTTGCACCTGCCCGTGTTCAAGCGGGACAACGTGAAGATCGACTACGCCGGTGCGAGCCTGATCGCCGTCGGCGTCAGCGTCCTGCTGATCTGGATCTCGTTCGTCGACAGCTCCTTCGCCTGGATCTCCTGGCAGACGTTCGCCATGGTGATCCCGTCCCTGCTGCTCCTCGCGGCAGCGGTCTGGGTGGAGTCGCGAGTTGCCGAGCCGGTCGTCCCGCTGCCGATCGTCAAGCAGCGCAACACCGCCCTGGCCATCGTGGCCAGCCTCGCGGTCGGCATGGCGATGTACGGCGGCTCGGTCTTCCTCGGTCAGTACTTCCAGATCGGCCGCGGCTACAGCCCGACCGAGGCCGGCCTGCTGACCATCCCGCTGATGGGCGGTCTGCTCGTCTCGTCCACGGTCTCCGGCCGCATGATCACCAAGAGCGGACGGATCAAGCCCTACATCCTCGCCGGTACGGTCGTCCTGGTCGCCGGTTTCGCGATGCTCGCCTTCATGGACCACCAGACCCCGCTCTGGTTCCTCTGGACCGGCATGCTGCTGGTCGGGGTCGGCGTCGGCATGTCGATGCAGAACCTCGTCCTCGCCGTGCAGAACTCGGTGGCGCTCAAGGACATCGGCGCGGCCAGCTCGACGATCGCATTCTTCCGCTCGCTGGGCGGCACGGTCGGCGTCTCGGTACTCGGCGCGGTGCTCGCCCACCGGGTCACCGACTCGATCACGTCGCAGCTCGCCGCGATGGGTGCCCCGGCCGGGTCGACCGGCGGCAGCACCAGCGCGCTCAACCTGGGCAGCCTGCCGGACTCGGTCCAGCACATCGTGCGGGCCGCGTACGGCGACGCCACCGGGCACATCTTCCTGATCTCCGCGATCACCGCGGTGGTCGGCGTGATCGCCTCGCTGTTCTTCCGGAACATCACCCTGCGCACCACGGTCGACCTGGCGAAGCCCGCCGAGGTCCAGCCGGAGGCCGTGCCGGCCGCCCGGTAG
- a CDS encoding DHA2 family efflux MFS transporter permease subunit, which yields MSQRSPWATLAVIAVAQFMVVLDVTIVNVALPHIQQDLGFSAAGLQWVVSAYTLLFGGFLLLGGRVADLLGRRRMFIAGLLLFGVTSLLAGLAQAPDQLIVLRAVQGLGGALLSPAAFAILTVTFAHGRDRNIAMGVWGGLAGLGGTLGVILGGVLVDSLSWRWIFLVNVPFAVVLAVVVPMIVAESRAAGPGRRTFDLAGALLSTAGLLAIVLGVIRAEPLGWSSFEVIALLIGGAALLAAFVRVEARSAAPLVPLTLFRSRSLTTSMLALGLNGAAFLAMFFLTAIFLQQVRGLTALETGVQFLPMGFAAILSAVVASQLVTRFGTKPVQIGGAVLSIVGLVLLSRADATSGYVTSVLPGLVLFGIGIIATGTPASIAAVADVRHDQAGAASGVVNAGYQVGGALGLAVITTLSTSHVTALLGSGSDPQDALVAGFERGLLLAAVFAAANILTALGSPRLRPTSEQMAEAAVAA from the coding sequence ATGTCGCAACGCAGTCCGTGGGCCACCTTGGCCGTCATCGCGGTGGCGCAGTTCATGGTCGTGCTGGACGTGACGATCGTGAACGTGGCGCTGCCGCACATCCAGCAGGACCTGGGGTTCAGCGCCGCCGGCCTGCAATGGGTGGTCAGCGCCTACACCCTGCTGTTCGGCGGCTTCCTGCTGCTCGGCGGGCGGGTCGCCGACCTGCTGGGCCGGCGTCGCATGTTCATCGCCGGGCTGCTGCTGTTCGGCGTGACGTCGCTGCTCGCCGGTCTCGCGCAGGCGCCCGACCAGCTGATCGTGCTGCGGGCGGTGCAGGGGCTGGGCGGGGCACTGCTGTCCCCGGCGGCGTTCGCGATCCTCACGGTCACGTTCGCGCACGGCCGGGACCGCAACATCGCGATGGGCGTGTGGGGTGGCCTGGCCGGGCTGGGCGGCACCCTCGGCGTCATCCTCGGCGGCGTGCTCGTCGACTCGCTGTCCTGGCGCTGGATCTTCCTGGTCAACGTGCCGTTCGCGGTGGTGCTGGCGGTCGTCGTGCCGATGATCGTGGCCGAGAGCCGGGCGGCCGGCCCGGGCCGGCGCACGTTCGACCTCGCGGGTGCCCTGCTCAGCACGGCGGGCCTGCTGGCCATCGTGCTGGGCGTGATCCGGGCCGAACCCCTCGGGTGGTCGTCCTTCGAGGTCATCGCGCTGCTGATCGGTGGTGCGGCGCTCCTGGCGGCGTTCGTACGGGTGGAGGCGCGATCCGCAGCTCCGCTCGTACCCCTGACGCTCTTCCGGTCCCGGAGCTTGACCACGTCGATGCTGGCACTGGGGCTCAACGGCGCGGCGTTCCTCGCGATGTTCTTCCTCACCGCGATCTTCCTGCAGCAGGTCCGGGGGCTGACCGCGCTGGAGACCGGCGTGCAGTTCCTGCCCATGGGCTTCGCCGCGATCCTCAGCGCCGTGGTGGCCTCGCAGCTGGTCACGCGGTTCGGCACCAAGCCGGTGCAGATCGGCGGGGCCGTGCTGAGCATCGTCGGCCTGGTGCTGCTGTCCCGGGCCGACGCCACTTCCGGGTACGTGACCTCGGTGCTGCCCGGGCTGGTGCTGTTCGGCATCGGGATCATCGCCACCGGGACCCCGGCCTCGATCGCCGCGGTCGCCGACGTGCGGCACGACCAGGCGGGTGCGGCCTCCGGGGTGGTGAACGCGGGCTACCAGGTCGGCGGCGCGCTGGGGCTCGCGGTCATCACGACACTGTCCACCTCGCACGTGACGGCGTTGCTCGGCTCCGGCTCGGACCCGCAGGACGCGCTGGTCGCCGGGTTCGAGCGGGGGCTGCTGCTGGCGGCGGTCTTCGCGGCGGCCAACATCCTGACCGCGCTCGGCTCGCCGCGGCTGCGGCCCACCTCGGAGCAGATGGCCGAGGCGGCTGTCGCGGCCTGA